In Lycium ferocissimum isolate CSIRO_LF1 chromosome 7, AGI_CSIRO_Lferr_CH_V1, whole genome shotgun sequence, the sequence TAATTGTCAATTTGAAAATTACTTCACGTCTAGCTAATGATATATTGCCTTAACCTTGTTCAATGAAATTATGGGCTATGAGTTCTTTTTCCCCTCTTTATGTAcccttttttgttgttttgatgtCATCAAATAATTTGGGCTTTACTTTAGGTAATTTAATGAAgtctgatatttttttttttattcaatgaTAGATGAGTATTTGTTTGTGTTTCTTTTTGATGACTAATTAAGCATGGATGAAAACCTTATCTTTCTAAATTGACAGAAGTCTGATGGAGAAGATGAAGGAGATACTTCGGCATCTCTAACGTACAGAATCAATCAGCTGAAAAGGCAAATTCAAGCGGACCGAGTTCTTTCAGTGAGGGTACTTGTTCCTTTGCATTTCTCTATTTTCTAAACTATTGTATATTCAACACTTAACTGTATCTCTGCTGATATTGTAGCAAGCACACAATACGGCTGTGTGTTCGCTCATactcttcatctctttctcttttgtGTTGAGTAGTGTTTGGCCCAATCAAACCTTAGTTAATGTAGAACATTAGCATTTAGCGGAAACTTTTATCTCAAATGGATATTTCTTTTCTGaagatctttaaaaaaaaaaaaaaaaaaaaaaaaaaattcttattctGTGAGCAAAGCAATTAGTGAGTAACTTCTATTTTCTGAGTTACCAATTGGAAGACTTTTGAGTGGAAgttccaaaatatcaaagtgTACAATTGAACAGGCTGTGAATTTGCTGATATGTATATACGTGCACATATACACATTATGCATGTATGTATGAGGGTAATTACATAAAAGCTGTCTATTTAAGTATTTCATCTTAAAGATGAGATGATCGATTCATACTCCTAGAGTCGAGTCAGATAACAAATTGTTTCCATAATTTGATGTATTAAGTATATCTCTGTAAGCTTAGAAGAGAGGTATTAAGGGATGGTCAAATATGGCTTTGGTATAGAAAGGTGCATACTATTCGGCACCGGAGAAAcaaaacatcaataaaataCCAGTATTTGAAATGAAGAATGCGAAGAAGGTTATATGACCCAATAAAAGGAAACATCAATGCCCCCAGGGCTTTGGTCTACGGTATGAGCGCAGTGCGTGATGTGTGGGTTAGGCGCACGTCATGAGTTTGAACCCTGCTCTGGACAAAAGTCTGGTATTTAAGTGAAGAAGGGTAGAGGGGTGGGCCAATTATCCCATTTAAAAGGAaccaatccaaaaaaaaaaaaaaagctctacTAATTGCTTAAAATGTTCATTGTAATTCagccaaaaaaaacaaaaaaaaaagaaaaagaagaaaaaaaagaaaaagaaaaaagaaccaTAATTAGAATAAAGGGCAAAGGATTATCTGACATGCTTGTTTTTGTGTAGGACAAACATGAAGAGAACAAAAGGAAGCTAGAAAATCATGTTTCTGAACTTTTTTTGTTGGCTACGTCAAGGAGTGATACTATGAGGAACTCTGGGACTGGTAAAATGCTTTCTTTAAGAATATCAAATCCTCTCTGCGAAGTTGGTGGATTTCTTCAAGGTTCAGGAGACAGGGACTATGCTAATGGAGAGGAAGTCGTATCTTCAACAACTGCAAAGCTTCCCTTGATTGAGAATATTCCACCATATACCACTTGGATCTTTTTAGACAAGTATGTGATAATCATAGTTATATCATGTCCAATACTGTGAAGAATTCCATCGAAGAGGACACTTAAGGAGTGAAATTCTAAAAATAACATTTCTTGCCAGCTACATTGGATAGCTTTTTGTATATCGTCAACCTGAAATCTACTGTTTCACCAGTATAAGGCTTAATTAGAAGCACTAAAATTtgcatctttttctttattttctgtaGATTGTTTTGGATACAACACTTTCCTGACAAGCTTGAGATAGAACATTTGATCTTTGTCATggtccttttttccttttaatatcTATTTTGGTGATAAGTTATCATAAACAACTGAAGTCCCACTCTGAAGTCTTAAGGCAGTTCCACAATTTAATAGCTTGGAGAAGATTGGGGAAAAACTAGTTTCCAGTAGTATCATTCATCCATTGTCATGCAATTTAGCTAATCTTGTTCATTGTGCCTTCTCCACGCACTGTTCTTTAGCTTCTATATTATGTTCTTCTGAGTTTTTCGATTAGGCCAATAGTTGCAGCTTTAGACTTGCATGCTGCCATGAttatactttcttcttattcaaaatgaggattttatttGCTCTTTGCTCTCAAGTCTTCTTCACAAAAGCACAGAAATCAAAGAATGGCTGAAGACCAATCAGTGGTTGGGAGAAGGCGGATATATTATGACCAGCATGGTAGCGAGGCCCTAATCTGTAGTGACAGTGAGGAAGACATCGCAGAACCTGAGGAAGAGAAACGTCGTTTCTCCGAGGGGGAGGAAAAGATTCTTTGGTGAGTTCAGATAATACATTATGTGTTACAACTTTATAAAATATTAGCACTTTGCCGTTGTTCAATTATTAAACAGATTTTTGCTTCAGTGTCGAAGATAAAAATTGACCATAGACTGTTTGAAGAATTGGCATTGATGTAGTTTATTTATCTCTCTCAGTGTTGCGTAACCAATGCTTAGTGCTTACACAGGGAAGGTTTGTATAGAAATTCTGCAACTGAGAGTTTTATCCATCAATCCCATCTcccattttcttttaaatttgaaattttctctTACTAGAATTTGAAGAGCTATTCTGTTAAGGGAGtatgatttgattgttctaagTTGTTGGATCGACAGCTGATTTGCTATCCTGTCTTCTCCCAAGTTCCCTGCCTCAGTAGCCTGGGATATTGCCCTGTTTCTTTCCCTTGGGTAAAATAGTTAGGTACTCAGCTTTCTGTTGTTTATGTGGTCCGCCGAGCACCATCAGTGAACTGGAATGTCCTGCCTATATTTAGCCAGCTGGAGGGAGTTGCTAGCATTTCGTGCTAGTAGTTCCCTAAACAGAGAGGGTATAGCTGCAGATTTCAGACAGGAAATGCATTTTTTTTGCAGTGCTTGTCAGTTTGCTTCTCTTTTTGAGGTCACAGGACCAGCTTATGTTCATTTTTTGGGATTCTGTAGGATGGCTTCGCAGGAGTTTGGGCTTAATGAAGAAGTTCTGGACATCTTGACCCAATATGTTGGAGGCACCACTTTCGAAATCCTGGTAAACTAAGTTGGTGATGTAATTGGATAATGAACTTGTTAGATGTTTTGGTTACCGAATTTATGTGTGTTTGGGCGTGCTCACATGTTGAGGCATGTATCTCTATCTTTGATAGTTATCTTGTTTGTGGCTATCTGTGGAATCATTTTGTATACTATCTGATTTCTATTTTTGTTTGTCTGTTATTAGGAGCACTGTAATGTGCTTGGGGAAAAACATCAAGATGCGGACAGCAAAAGCTTGAAAGATTCTGGGGAAAGTGTATTTGGGGGGAGTAAATTTCTGGACAAAAGCCTTACTGCTGCTTTAGATTCTTTTGATAACCTTTTTTGTCGCCGCTGTCTGGTATGTGATTGAAACgtgtatttttttaatgaaaaagaaGTATAATGTGTTTTTAATTGGCTCCTGTACTACAACAGGTGTTTGACTGCCGTCTGCATGGTTGTTCACAAATTCTTATCGATGTTGTAAGCATCATCGCTCATCCAGCTTTTTCTATTgaatttgtatatgaaaatcTGATAAGAGTCTTTCATTTGACAGAATGAAAGGCAGTCCTATTCATCTGATCTAGAAGATGACGATACACCTTGCAGTGATCAGTGTTATCTTAAGGTATTCTTTAGATATATACAAGTAAGGACATCATACTTTATCAAGTTAGGAATATCCCTCAATGTGTCatttgtttgtttattttttaagataacTCTTGTTTTTGAGGTACCCTGGAATATTTCTAGTATTAGTTCCTAAACTTGTTTAACTAAGCAGCTTAGCATTTTCAGTAAGTACCTAGGCAGCTCTGCTTTTACCATATAACTTTGGTATTATCTGGTTTGCTCGTTTTGGTTCCGACTGTCGAATGCCAAGTGATTTTTTCTACTATGTTTACTATCTGTGGAGTTGGTGATCATAAAAATACATTCTAGGCTTTTAACTCTATTTTGATTTTACGTTTTTTCCTTTCTATTACCATAATCAGTTCTGTTTTAGTAACACTTGCCACTGCTACGGAATTGCTTATTCTCATTTGCTAACTTGCTCTTCCCTTTTTCCCCCTCTTCTTTTTTCACTCACTTTCAGCTTTTTATGTGGGAGAAATTCGTTTTGGGGTTTTAGGTAAAAGATGCGGCAAACCAGATTAATTATTCAACTGTAGATCTACCGGAAGGGTCGCAAAAGCACACTTCAGAAGTGGGAGGTAGTACTGTGGTCACCAAAAGAACTGGAGATCCAGGTGACGATGATTCACACACTTTTGAGGACAGATCACTTTGctgaaattttcttttcttgtcttTAACATATAAAATTACCTGCTGTTGGTTCCACTTGTGCATGTTTCCTTGTCACAATAGACGAGCACATTGATGAAAAAATGAAGCACGCAGTATCAGAGTCTATGAACGCAACTTTGAAGAAGTCAGATCTGATCTTGGATTACCAACAAGATTCTTCTTGTAAGAGAAGGAAATTGTCACTCCCTACTGCTGTTGCCATGGCAGCAGAAGATGGATCTGAGATCAATGAACTGTCTATTATCACCCATGATTATGTATCACATTCACAAGCACCAGACCAGTCTGGCTTTAATCATGGTGGGGACAGTGTCAGGAGTGAAGGAGAAGACACTAAAAAGGAAACTGTGAAGCACACATCCTACTCGAAAAATCTGCCAGAATGGAAACCCCTAGAGAAAGAACTGTACTCAAAGGGGATAGAGATTTTTGGGAGAAATAGGTATggattttagttaatattagCTCTTTCTCAATAATATAGGATTACAATTTTTTACATTAAAATTTTAGTTAATATTGGCTCTTTCTCAATAATAGATTACAATTTTTTACACTAAAATAGGTCGAATCATCAGTGGTAAAAATGCATGACCAAGTGAATTGTTGCACTGGGGTTTTCTTTCCATGTGGATAACATCTGGTAAGGTAGTTGTTTCTTGTTGACAGCAGACCAGAGAGTGAGAGATTAGATGGTAAGATCAAAAGGGGTCTTTCTGAGTCTTCATATGTCACTTGGTACTTTTGGGAGTACTGAGGTCAGTAGTAACATATCCTTAAACTTTGCAGCCTTGCAATCTATGTCGTCCACATGCAATGATAGGTCAGACTAAGGGGTGACTCCGTGGACTAATCTCTCCCTATGCGTGGGTCTGGGGAAGGGCGGACATTGGCTCTCATTTATGCAGCCTTACCTTGCATGGGCTGTTTCCGCGTGCAATGATAGGTCAGACTCAGAAATAGAAACTGTCTTCCGTTCTTTTCCAGCTACAGactgttgctcggactctttaAGCGGGCGTGTGTTCGGATCCTCCAAGATTAGTTGCTGTACTTTCCTCTTGAAAGTAGGGGACACTCATCTTTTGCTGGCCTTCCAGGGACCCTTTTACATTTTAAAAGAGTTCTTTTTTCCATGTCACGAGACAAAGGAAGCACCTGGATAAATGCTACACCATACTTTAGCAAATTTAGCCCCGATATGTTGAGAGTTCCCTTTCATTTTGTGCAGATCATATTCtaaccccccaccccacccctcccccTACCTGTTTGGTTGTGCTTCTTAAGTTCAAGGAGTGGAATAAATGTTGCTGACAGATTCTTGTTGGattatatttggtatatacttaAATCAGATTGTCATGTCAATATGTGTCAGCTCTAATGTATATCTTGTACATTGCAGTTGCCTCATCGCTAGGAACTTACTTCCTGGGTTGAAAACTTGTATGGAGGTATCCTCTTACATGGATAGCAGAGCAGCAGCGCAACGTGGAGGCTCCACAAGCTTATTTTCAGAGGACAATGGGAAAGCTGACATGGATTACATGGTTTGTGCTCCTTTTCATGCCTAATCATTTACTTGAGGCTTTGGCTCAAAGATGGTAATACATGAATTCTCATATTCTTCTGGGCTTGAAATGACTAAGGGGTTCTTGTGGTACACAGATTTGGGAACATATCAATTTACCTACTTAATAATTGGGTGTTTGGGACTAAGAAAAGGTGTTTGTATTCTTAGAAACACCCCATATGCCGATATATTTCTATCCAAGGAGAAGGAATATTGTTAATGGGATCTTCTCTTTAAATTCTAAAATGGCGAAAGTCTTTCCTACTACATGATGGACTTAAATCCAAGGATAAAGCTTTAACAAAACAAAGCTAGTCCAATAAAGTTTTAACATATCCATATTTTAGGGCAATAAATTATATTACAGGCACTCATTATTTTCACTTTATAATAAATTACCTAAAAAGTTAATTTATGAAGGGGGATTGGCGACTTACGCATTCAGTGACTTTGGCACTGGACGTTCCCAAGCAAAATCTTCTTTTTAGAACCACAAGTCAGTGAAGTAGGCGACTCAATGATTGCAATTCAAGAACGGCATGAAACTTTGGCTCAGTACAGTAGCATTTGACTTTGGAAGTGTTATTTAATACCTGTAGTATAATCTAGGGCTGTATCATCTTAGCAACAATGGGACAAATCTTAAAGAGTAGAAAAAAGTATACCTATCTTGGTTCAAATATATGTAATGCTGAAGTACTTAAATAGAGGACAGACTTCTAATTCAAATTTGGACGCGCAGCCTACTATCAGCTTtgcaataaaaagaaaaagcatcaTGGATCTTTTGGTATTCATGATACCATATTGACTGTTATAACTATTTGGAACAGCAGGAAGTGCTACCTTCTAACATTCCGTaccctcttttttattttttattttatgaggaTGGGTTAGCTTTTGACTCTCAAGAAAAACAATGGTTCTTCTCTATCCAGAATAAGATATTTTCACATGCAGCAGCAGGAAGAATCATATTGTTGAGAAATACTTCTAGTTCATTTTTAAGCGCAGAATGATGCACAAGTTTATTTTAGGAAGTTGAGAAAGTCGATCTTCTTCTTTGGAAATTCATGCATATATGAGAATATTATTTCCCTTGAATTTCTCATGCTATAAAGTGGAACATACTAACATATAAGGTGCTGCTGGAATTGAAAGTGCAAGTGCTGATTTGTTTTTTGTTAGCATTCTACTTTCCTAGATTAATTTGAGTTACTTCCTTCATGGTGTATACCCATCTAATTTGATGTATTTGGCTATTTAGGAGCCAGATATTCCGACAAAATCACGCTTTCTTCGTAGAAGAGGCAGAACACGGAAGCTCAAATATTCCTCAAAGTCTGCTGGGCATCCCTCAATCTGGAGAAGAATGGCTGATGGAAAGAATCAATCATGTATACTATATAATCCTTGTGGATGCCAGCCGATGTGTGGAAAGAATTGTCCTTGTTTGCAGAATGGTACTTGCTGTGAAAAGTATTGTGGGTATGTTGAGCTTTTGAATTTATCAACGAAGGATTTCATCTTTGACCTGTTAAGTCGGATGCTTCTCCAGTCCAcagttttctcctttttttgcctTTCTATTAACTATTTTTAAGCCCCCCTGTAAAGCTTGTTCTCTTTTCACTCATCCCCTCCTCCTGGATTCATTGGCGACTCTACTTGATGCTATGAATGGATCATTTGTGCCTACTGCAGCTGAAAGTTTTGCAGTGCATCAACTTTTTGCATTTACCCGAAATTGAACTCCCGTAAAATTGGACAGCAGTTATGTCCTCAATTGCATTCATTGTTATGTGAAAGAAGACTGCAGCTCGATGTTTTTGACTATGTTCATTGTTAAGAAAAGCTGTTCAACTTGATGCTTGCTCagacttttttattttttggtttacTTAGGACTAGCTGGGACTTCATTTGTTCGCTTTCTGATATCAGTTCAGGAACCCGTCATCTCTCCTAATATCTCTTCTTCCGTTTCAGCTGCTCAAAAAGCTGTAAAAATCGTTTCCGTGGATGCCACTGTGCAAAGAGTCAATGCAGAAGCAGACAATGTCCGTGTTTTGCTGCTGGACGTGAGTGTGATCCAGATGTTTGCCGCAATTGTTGGGTTAGGTAAAATTTGCTAAAATCACGTCATTGTGGTTACCTTTAGTGGCTCATCATAAATGCTGATGATTTACACTAATTACCAATTTGAATCGCTCTGGATAATCAAGATTTTTAGAATTGTTCTTGACACTTGAAGTATATTATTAGGTTTACGTGTTATGAGTACAAATAAACAGCAAGAGAGCTCCAAAAGGCATTTCAAACGATATAGGCTGTAAGGGGAAGAAAACTCCTATATAGATTTGGCTGACTAGATTCAAATATTCTCTTTTGTGTCCTGTTTTATTGTGTAGATCTTTTTCAGATAGATAGATAGACAGGTTTCTGGGTAGCCAAATTGCTTAAATATTTGTGCTTCTAAGTCGACACCTTTTTGGGCTGAATCAATGGGAGACATTTGACTTGTCAAAAGGACAGAAATAAGAGTTGGCTAAAAGAATACTTTCAGCCCAGAGGAGAGCTTTTTTGGCCGAAAGATAAGAGAACAGCTAGGTGGACAATAAAGCACTGATCGTAGAAGGAGAAGTCTTTATTATAATATTGAGGTAGAAGACTTCGTGAAAACGAACAATGACTAGTAACTTCGTCCTCTATTTAGAAATCTAGAAGAGCTTGGGCATAATGCAAATACTATTCaaatgataacaacaataagATATCAATAAGACACTACCCAGACCTATACATGTAAGCAGATAAAATCTCGAAAGTAGGGTGACAAATGGGGTCACTCCATTCCCGAGGTGATCGGATGAGAATCGAAGAAGACAATGTAAGTTAtggaattttgaaggcttaagtttgagaagtttgaccaaatgttgacttttgggtaaacgtgccctaaatggaaaaaaatgcaTTTACAGGACAAAAAAGACTTTTTCAAAAAGCCTACGCCCGCCTATTCAACGGCGCTATTAGAGAAGCAGCTTCATTCCTTGACTGGTTGGGCTGAATTTGGACAGGTCAAAATGTTTAGTAAATGGTCGGGTCAAAGATTATGTGGGCTGAGATGGGTTGGGTCAAGATGAGTTAAACAATGGGTCATAACTTTACCTGTCCAACTCTTAccaagttttaatttctttgtttgttttcttaaaattaatttaagtaCCAAACGTAACTaacataacttttttttttctctttattataGGGATATATAACATTATCaaacaaaaaagttaaaatatattttgacaAGGTTTCTCATTGGTCTATTTCTAGGGCActagggcagcccggtgcacaatGCATCCCGCGTTAGCAAGGTCTGGGGAAGGGCCACACCCCAAAGGGTGTGATATAGACAGCCTAacctaatgcaagcattagtggcCGCTTCCACGGCTCGAACATGTGACCTAGATATTTGGCCCAAATCAGCCGAACTCTTAGACGGGTTGAATTTGAGCTGGTCATCATTGTAGTTGTAGTCTCCCAAAGTATATGATGAATTAATGGTATTTGTAGTAGCAAAATGATTTGGCAACTCCCTGGTTGAATTTGTTTATAATATTTACTTTCACGAACTTTAACGTTGTGAAGAATCCATCAGTGATCAAGTAAATCCCAAGACTAGGTACTCAT encodes:
- the LOC132063327 gene encoding histone-lysine N-methyltransferase EZA1 isoform X6, with product MISSTSISEALPTSDGEDEGDTSASLTYRINQLKRQIQADRVLSDKHEENKRKLENHVSELFLLATSRSDTMRNSGTGKMLSLRISNPLCEVGGFLQGSGDRDYANGEEVVSSTTAKLPLIENIPPYTTWIFLDKNQRMAEDQSVVGRRRIYYDQHGSEALICSDSEEDIAEPEEEKRRFSEGEEKILWMASQEFGLNEEVLDILTQYVGGTTFEILEHCNVLGEKHQDADSKSLKDSGESVFGGSKFLDKSLTAALDSFDNLFCRRCLVFDCRLHGCSQILIDVNERQSYSSDLEDDDTPCSDQCYLKVKDAANQINYSTVDLPEGSQKHTSEVGGSTVVTKRTGDPDEHIDEKMKHAVSESMNATLKKSDLILDYQQDSSCKRRKLSLPTAVAMAAEDGSEINELSIITHDYVSHSQAPDQSGFNHGGDSVRSEGEDTKKETVKHTSYSKNLPEWKPLEKELYSKGIEIFGRNSCLIARNLLPGLKTCMEVSSYMDSRAAAQRGGSTSLFSEDNGKADMDYMEPDIPTKSRFLRRRGRTRKLKYSSKSAGHPSIWRRMADGKNQSCILYNPCGCQPMCGKNCPCLQNGTCCEKYCGCSKSCKNRFRGCHCAKSQCRSRQCPCFAAGRECDPDVCRNCWVSCGDGSLGEPPRQGEGQCGNMRLLLRQQQRILLGKSDVAGWGAFLKNPVYKNDYLGEYTGELISHREADKRGKIYDRANSSFLFDLNDQYVLDAYRKGDKLKFANHSSNPNCYAKVMLVAGDHRVGIFAKERIEASEELFYDYRYGPDQAPIWARKPEGTKRDDSPAPQGRPKKHQ
- the LOC132063327 gene encoding histone-lysine N-methyltransferase EZA1 isoform X8, encoding MAEDQSVVGRRRIYYDQHGSEALICSDSEEDIAEPEEEKRRFSEGEEKILWMASQEFGLNEEVLDILTQYVGGTTFEILEHCNVLGEKHQDADSKSLKDSGESVFGGSKFLDKSLTAALDSFDNLFCRRCLVFDCRLHGCSQILIDVNERQSYSSDLEDDDTPCSDQCYLKVKDAANQINYSTVDLPEGSQKHTSEVGGSTVVTKRTGDPDEHIDEKMKHAVSESMNATLKKSDLILDYQQDSSCKRRKLSLPTAVAMAAEDGSEINELSIITHDYVSHSQAPDQSGFNHGGDSVRSEGEDTKKETVKHTSYSKNLPEWKPLEKELYSKGIEIFGRNSCLIARNLLPGLKTCMEVSSYMDSRAAAQRGGSTSLFSEDNGKADMDYMEPDIPTKSRFLRRRGRTRKLKYSSKSAGHPSIWRRMADGKNQSCILYNPCGCQPMCGKNCPCLQNGTCCEKYCGCSKSCKNRFRGCHCAKSQCRSRQCPCFAAGRECDPDVCRNCWVSCGDGSLGEPPRQGEGQCGNMRLLLRQQQRILLGKSDVAGWGAFLKNPVYKNDYLGEYTGELISHREADKRGKIYDRANSSFLFDLNDQYVLDAYRKGDKLKFANHSSNPNCYAKVMLVAGDHRVGIFAKERIEASEELFYDYRYGPDQAPIWARKPEGTKRDDSPAPQGRPKKHQ